The following proteins come from a genomic window of Hymenobacter canadensis:
- a CDS encoding beta-ketoacyl synthase N-terminal-like domain-containing protein — MTNPLSAPASITVIRGRGRVSALGLAAVPADNEASTFTQHTTGVPVAALPASAETAVAALRRSHPAYRQLDRTVLLALLAARQATTQAGWGNGGLVDWGVSETGNHQSTNPPIHQPTTSPLAVSIGSSRGATGRLEEFHAEFLAEGSVPAAASPLTTLGNVASWVAFDAGQDGGAALSHSSTCSSAFQALGNARAWLKAGMADRFLAGGTEAPLTDFTLAQMRAIGIYSPLAAANWPCRPGAGRPSTFVLGEGAAVFALEQLSAAQLATEPGPLLVLAGVGFGFEAIGSKTGLSPEGRHFQLAMHEALTQAGLAPTDIDAVVLHSPGTPAGDAAERAALRTVFGPELPLLLSNKWLIGHTLGASAALSLDFACHVLETQQWPTAPFATDLATAADKPIRRILVNAAGFGGNAASAVVELRG, encoded by the coding sequence ATGACTAACCCGCTAAGCGCCCCTGCTTCCATCACCGTTATCCGGGGCCGGGGCCGCGTGTCGGCGCTGGGCCTGGCGGCAGTTCCAGCTGATAATGAAGCTTCAACCTTCACCCAACACACTACTGGCGTACCCGTCGCCGCCCTGCCCGCCTCCGCCGAAACCGCCGTGGCCGCCCTGCGCCGCAGCCACCCCGCCTACCGCCAACTCGACCGCACAGTGCTGCTGGCCCTGCTGGCCGCCCGCCAGGCCACTACCCAGGCCGGGTGGGGAAATGGTGGGTTAGTGGATTGGGGGGTTAGTGAGACGGGAAATCATCAATCCACCAACCCACCAATCCACCAACCCACCACCTCACCACTGGCCGTCAGCATCGGGAGTAGCCGGGGCGCGACGGGGCGGCTGGAAGAGTTTCACGCGGAGTTTCTGGCCGAAGGCAGCGTACCGGCCGCCGCTTCGCCCCTCACCACGTTGGGCAACGTGGCCAGCTGGGTGGCCTTTGATGCGGGCCAAGACGGCGGCGCAGCCCTGAGCCACTCCAGCACCTGCAGCAGCGCGTTTCAGGCCCTGGGCAACGCGCGGGCCTGGCTGAAAGCCGGCATGGCCGACCGGTTTCTGGCCGGCGGCACCGAGGCCCCGCTCACCGATTTCACCCTGGCCCAGATGCGCGCCATCGGCATCTACTCGCCCCTGGCGGCCGCCAACTGGCCCTGCCGGCCCGGGGCGGGGCGGCCCTCCACGTTTGTGCTGGGCGAAGGCGCGGCCGTGTTTGCCCTGGAGCAGCTTTCCGCCGCCCAGCTGGCCACTGAACCCGGGCCGCTGCTGGTGCTGGCCGGCGTAGGCTTCGGCTTCGAGGCCATCGGCAGCAAAACCGGCCTCTCGCCCGAAGGCCGGCACTTCCAGTTGGCCATGCACGAGGCCCTGACCCAAGCCGGCCTCGCCCCAACCGACATCGACGCCGTGGTGCTGCACAGCCCCGGCACGCCCGCCGGCGACGCGGCCGAACGGGCCGCCCTGCGGACTGTATTCGGGCCGGAGCTACCGCTGCTCCTTTCCAACAAATGGCTGATTGGGCACACGCTGGGCGCTTCGGCGGCCCTGAGCCTGGACTTCGCTTGCCACGTGCTGGAAACCCAGCAGTGGCCTACCGCTCCGTTTGCCACCGATCTGGCTACGGCCGCTGACAAGCCTATCCGGCGCATTCTAGTGAATGCCGCCGGTTTCGGCGGCAACGCGGCCAGCGCGGTGGTGGAACTGAGGGGATGA
- the bioA gene encoding adenosylmethionine--8-amino-7-oxononanoate transaminase, whose protein sequence is MPQPTSLAQRDHAVLWHPYTQMQTAPLPIPIVRGEGSWLIAEDGTRYLDAISSWWVNLHGHSHPAIAERVSEQLRTLEHVLFAGFTHPAAVELAEQLLALLPANQARVFYSDNGSTAVEVALKMVLQYFHNQGQPARRTFLCFQNSYHGDTFGAMAVSARGVFTEPFWPLLFDVEFLDVPVPGREAEVLAQLDVLLERPDVAGFIFEPLVLGTAGMVMYEPEVLSEMLRRCHRAGVLGISDEVMTGFGRTGPLFASELLTEQPDIMCFSKGLTGGTLAMGLTTCAAPIYEAFLSHDKMRALFHGHSYTANPVACAAALASLELTRADLCTQQRQRIEAGHAAFRQEIEGQPGIRAVRHRGTILAVEYDPGEGTSYFSRLRDAFYQLALDNHVVLRPLGNVVYLLPPYCTSKEELELLYAVLRRMHALVLDFIPAPNLPEILHD, encoded by the coding sequence ATGCCCCAACCTACTTCCCTTGCCCAGCGCGACCACGCCGTCCTGTGGCACCCTTATACCCAGATGCAAACCGCCCCGTTGCCCATCCCCATTGTGCGGGGCGAAGGCAGCTGGCTGATTGCCGAAGATGGCACCCGCTACCTCGACGCCATTTCTTCGTGGTGGGTGAACCTGCACGGCCATAGCCACCCCGCCATTGCCGAACGCGTGAGCGAACAGCTGCGCACCCTGGAGCACGTGCTGTTTGCCGGCTTCACCCACCCCGCTGCCGTGGAGCTGGCCGAGCAGCTGCTGGCCCTGCTGCCCGCCAACCAGGCCCGCGTGTTCTACTCCGACAACGGCTCGACGGCCGTGGAAGTAGCCCTGAAAATGGTACTGCAGTACTTCCACAACCAGGGCCAGCCCGCGCGCCGCACCTTCCTCTGCTTCCAGAACTCCTACCACGGCGACACCTTCGGGGCCATGGCCGTAAGTGCCCGCGGGGTTTTTACGGAGCCGTTCTGGCCGCTGCTGTTCGATGTGGAATTCCTCGACGTGCCGGTGCCGGGCCGGGAGGCTGAGGTGCTGGCGCAGCTGGATGTGCTGCTGGAGCGGCCCGATGTGGCCGGCTTCATCTTCGAGCCGCTGGTGCTGGGCACGGCCGGCATGGTGATGTATGAGCCTGAAGTGCTGAGCGAAATGCTGCGCCGCTGCCACCGGGCCGGCGTGCTGGGCATTTCGGATGAGGTGATGACCGGCTTCGGCCGCACCGGACCGCTGTTTGCCAGCGAGCTACTCACGGAGCAGCCCGACATCATGTGCTTCTCCAAGGGCCTCACCGGCGGCACCCTGGCCATGGGCCTGACCACCTGCGCCGCCCCCATCTACGAGGCTTTCCTCAGCCACGACAAGATGCGGGCCCTCTTTCACGGGCATTCCTACACAGCCAACCCGGTGGCCTGCGCCGCCGCCCTGGCTAGTCTGGAGCTCACGCGGGCCGACCTGTGCACCCAACAGCGCCAGCGCATCGAGGCCGGCCACGCCGCGTTCCGGCAGGAAATTGAAGGCCAGCCGGGCATCCGGGCGGTGCGGCACCGGGGCACCATCCTGGCCGTGGAGTACGACCCCGGCGAGGGCACCAGCTACTTCAGCCGCCTCCGCGACGCATTTTACCAATTAGCGCTGGATAACCACGTGGTTCTGCGCCCCTTGGGCAACGTGGTGTACCTGCTGCCGCCCTACTGCACTTCAAAGGAGGAATTAGAGTTGCTTTACGCCGTGCTACGCCGCATGCATGCCCTGGTTCTCGACTTCATCCCCGCCCCCAACCTGCCGGAAATTCTGCATGACTAA
- the bioD gene encoding dethiobiotin synthase — protein sequence MERLFITGIGTDVGKTLVSAILTEALQADYWKPVQAGLTATDAATVRGLVQNPVSHFWPERHRLQLPASPHAAAAAEGLTLRAADFQLPATNNHLLVEGAGGLLVPLASGFLIADLAQQFDLDVVVVSRNYLGSINHTLLTLEALQARGLRVRGLVFNGEPTPATETFIAEHTGVPLMPRILPEPEVTPAVISRYAAEFRTWFGL from the coding sequence TTGGAACGACTTTTCATCACCGGCATTGGCACCGACGTGGGCAAGACCCTTGTTTCGGCCATTCTCACCGAAGCCCTGCAGGCCGACTACTGGAAGCCCGTGCAGGCCGGCCTCACTGCCACCGACGCGGCCACCGTGCGCGGCCTCGTGCAGAACCCCGTCAGCCACTTCTGGCCCGAGCGGCACCGGTTGCAGCTGCCGGCTTCGCCCCACGCCGCCGCCGCCGCCGAGGGTCTCACGTTGCGCGCCGCGGATTTCCAGTTGCCCGCCACCAACAACCACCTGCTGGTAGAAGGCGCGGGTGGCCTGCTGGTCCCTCTGGCTTCCGGCTTCCTCATTGCCGACTTGGCCCAACAATTCGACCTTGATGTGGTGGTGGTATCGCGCAACTACCTGGGCAGCATCAACCACACCCTGCTCACGCTGGAAGCCCTGCAGGCCCGCGGCCTGCGCGTGCGCGGCCTCGTGTTCAACGGCGAGCCCACGCCCGCCACCGAAACCTTCATTGCCGAGCACACCGGCGTCCCCCTAATGCCCCGCATCCTGCCCGAGCCTGAGGTAACGCCCGCCGTAATCAGCCGCTACGCCGCCGAGTTTCGGACGTGGTTTGGGCTGTAA
- a CDS encoding class I SAM-dependent methyltransferase, protein MNDQEVGEYWNRNAPAWTTLARAGYDVYRNHLNTPAFFAWLPPVAGLAGLDIGCGEGYNTRLLAQQRAHVTALDIAPAFVEAAQQTEAAEPLGIRYLVGSAAALPFAAEAFDFATSFMCLMDVPDPALALREAFRVLRPGGFLQFSISHPCFTTPHRQNLRDAQGRPYAVEVGGYFDYQHGQPEEWMFHAAPAQEQARYEPFRVPVFNLTMSQWVAAIVAAGFVLEGLQEPCPTDEQMVAHPFLRKARVVPYFLHFRCRKPLT, encoded by the coding sequence ATGAACGACCAGGAAGTTGGAGAATATTGGAACCGCAACGCCCCGGCCTGGACGACCCTGGCCCGCGCTGGCTACGACGTGTACCGCAACCACCTGAACACGCCCGCCTTCTTCGCCTGGCTACCCCCGGTGGCCGGCTTGGCGGGCCTCGACATCGGCTGCGGCGAAGGGTACAACACGCGCCTGCTGGCCCAACAGAGGGCCCACGTCACGGCCCTCGACATTGCGCCCGCCTTCGTGGAGGCGGCGCAGCAGACCGAAGCCGCCGAGCCGCTGGGCATCCGGTATCTGGTGGGCAGCGCCGCCGCCCTGCCGTTTGCAGCGGAGGCATTTGACTTCGCCACCTCTTTCATGTGCCTGATGGACGTGCCCGACCCGGCGTTGGCCCTGCGCGAGGCGTTCCGGGTGCTGCGGCCGGGCGGGTTTCTGCAGTTTTCCATCAGTCACCCTTGCTTCACCACGCCCCACCGCCAGAACCTGCGCGACGCCCAGGGCCGGCCGTACGCCGTGGAAGTGGGCGGCTACTTCGACTACCAGCACGGCCAGCCCGAGGAGTGGATGTTTCACGCCGCCCCGGCCCAGGAGCAGGCCCGCTACGAGCCGTTCCGGGTGCCGGTGTTCAACCTGACGATGAGCCAATGGGTGGCGGCCATCGTAGCGGCCGGCTTCGTGCTGGAAGGCCTACAGGAGCCCTGCCCCACCGACGAGCAGATGGTGGCGCACCCGTTTCTGCGCAAGGCCCGGGTGGTGCCGTACTTCCTGCATTTCCGCTGCCGCAAGCCGCTGACTTAA
- a CDS encoding aminotransferase class I/II-fold pyridoxal phosphate-dependent enzyme: MSSPLHQRLQAELARREAAGTRRRLPAPPAPGLVDFSSNDYLGLSQHPQVRAAVQATAHAPAGSTGSRLLTGNSAAAEALESHLARFHRAKAALLFNSGYAANLGFFAAVPKRGDTILYDETSHASVKDGIRGSFATAWSFRHNDVADLRRKLARATGSVFVAVEALYSMDGDVAPLAELADFCQEQGLYLVVDEAHTNGLYGPRGEGLVTELGLEDAVFARILTFGKALGSQGAAVAGPAVLRDYLLSFSRPFIYTTALPPLTVAALTAAYELLPDLGPERARLFALSDYLKARLNSVPGLHVPAESHVIHPVFFTSTPGPAHVRAVAVAAQAAGFDVRAIVSPTVPVGTERLRLIIHSYNLEAEIDGLAEVLASATA, from the coding sequence ATGTCCTCTCCTCTCCATCAACGCCTGCAGGCTGAGCTGGCCCGCCGCGAAGCTGCAGGCACCCGGCGCCGCCTGCCCGCCCCGCCCGCGCCCGGCCTCGTGGATTTCAGCTCCAACGACTACCTAGGGCTGAGCCAGCACCCGCAGGTGCGGGCAGCCGTGCAGGCCACTGCCCACGCGCCCGCCGGCAGCACCGGCTCGCGCCTGCTCACAGGCAACTCCGCCGCCGCCGAAGCCCTGGAAAGCCACCTGGCCCGTTTCCACCGGGCCAAGGCGGCGCTACTGTTCAACTCCGGCTACGCGGCCAACCTGGGGTTCTTCGCCGCCGTGCCCAAGCGCGGCGACACGATTCTCTATGACGAAACCTCCCACGCCTCTGTCAAGGACGGCATTCGCGGCTCCTTCGCCACCGCCTGGAGCTTCCGCCACAACGACGTAGCCGACCTGCGCCGCAAGCTGGCCCGCGCCACCGGCAGCGTGTTCGTGGCCGTGGAGGCGTTGTATTCCATGGATGGCGACGTGGCCCCGCTGGCCGAGTTGGCTGATTTCTGCCAAGAACAGGGCCTGTATCTGGTGGTGGATGAGGCCCATACCAACGGCCTCTACGGCCCCCGGGGCGAAGGGCTGGTCACGGAACTGGGGCTGGAAGACGCCGTATTCGCCCGCATTCTCACTTTCGGCAAGGCCCTGGGCAGCCAGGGTGCAGCCGTGGCCGGCCCGGCCGTGCTGCGCGACTACCTGCTGAGCTTCAGCCGGCCCTTTATCTACACTACGGCCCTGCCCCCGCTCACGGTGGCCGCCCTCACGGCCGCCTACGAGCTGCTGCCCGACCTCGGGCCGGAGCGCGCCCGGCTGTTTGCCCTCTCCGACTATCTGAAAGCCCGCCTGAACAGCGTGCCCGGCCTGCACGTCCCGGCCGAAAGCCACGTCATTCACCCCGTGTTCTTCACCAGCACCCCCGGCCCTGCCCACGTCCGGGCCGTAGCCGTCGCCGCCCAGGCCGCCGGCTTCGACGTGCGCGCCATCGTCTCACCCACGGTGCCGGTGGGTACCGAGCGGCTGCGGCTCATCATCCATTCGTATAATTTGGAAGCTGAAATTGACGGGTTGGCTGAAGTGCTGGCCTCTGCAACGGCGTAG
- the bioB gene encoding biotin synthase BioB — MTLRTDWTLDEVHAIYNQPVLELVTQAAAIHAQTQATGEVQVCTLLSVKTGGCPEDCAYCPQAARYHTGVQAHKLLPDAEVLASAQRAKDSGSTRFCMGAAWREIRDNRDFDRVLGMVEQVNGLGLEVCCTLGMLNEYQAERLKQAGLYAYNHNLDTSREKYDDIITTRTYDDRLNTLEHVRKAGISVCSGGIIGLGETDEDRIAMLHTLATLPAHPESVPVNALVPVQGTPLADQPRVSVWEMLRMIATARILMPHTMVRLSAGRQEMPVTEQALCFLAGANSIFSGEKLLTTPNPDFDADKQMFALLGLKPRKSFKDVPEGATVLGRTAAVEA; from the coding sequence ATGACGCTCCGCACCGACTGGACCCTCGACGAAGTACACGCTATTTACAACCAGCCCGTGCTGGAACTGGTCACGCAGGCTGCCGCCATTCATGCCCAAACCCAGGCCACCGGCGAAGTGCAGGTGTGCACCCTGCTGAGCGTGAAAACCGGCGGCTGCCCCGAAGACTGTGCCTACTGCCCCCAGGCCGCCCGCTACCACACCGGCGTGCAGGCCCACAAGCTGCTGCCCGACGCCGAAGTACTGGCCTCGGCTCAGCGCGCCAAAGACTCAGGCTCGACCCGCTTCTGCATGGGCGCCGCTTGGCGCGAAATCCGCGACAACCGCGACTTTGACCGGGTGCTGGGCATGGTGGAGCAGGTGAACGGCCTGGGCCTGGAAGTGTGCTGCACGCTGGGCATGCTGAACGAGTACCAGGCCGAGCGCCTCAAGCAGGCCGGCCTCTACGCCTACAACCACAACCTCGACACCAGCCGCGAGAAGTACGACGACATCATCACGACCCGCACCTACGACGACCGGCTGAACACGCTGGAGCACGTGCGCAAAGCCGGTATTTCGGTGTGCTCGGGCGGTATCATCGGCCTGGGCGAAACCGACGAGGACCGTATTGCCATGCTGCACACGCTGGCCACCCTGCCCGCCCATCCCGAATCGGTGCCAGTAAACGCGCTGGTACCCGTGCAGGGCACACCCCTGGCCGATCAGCCCCGCGTGAGCGTATGGGAAATGCTGCGCATGATTGCCACGGCCCGCATCCTGATGCCGCACACCATGGTGCGCCTCTCGGCTGGCCGCCAGGAAATGCCCGTAACGGAGCAGGCCCTCTGCTTCCTGGCCGGCGCCAATTCCATCTTCTCGGGTGAGAAGCTGCTGACCACCCCCAACCCCGATTTCGACGCCGACAAGCAGATGTTCGCTTTGCTCGGCCTCAAGCCCCGCAAGTCGTTCAAGGACGTACCCGAGGGCGCTACGGTACTCGGCCGCACGGCGGCTGTGGAGGCGTAA
- a CDS encoding sugar O-acetyltransferase, producing MSLTPKQQMLAGELYLANDPELVAERLRAKQLCHRYNQEPVDLNRQVLAELLGQETDAHIEAPFRCDYGYNIQLGRNFYANYNFTVLDCAPVVIGDNVFVAPNVVLSTAGHPVEVAPRIAGWEFARPIHIGDNVWLSAGVLVLPGVTIGAGTTIGAGSVVTRDIPAGVVAVGNPCRVIRTL from the coding sequence ATGAGCCTGACCCCGAAACAACAGATGCTGGCCGGCGAGTTGTACCTCGCCAACGACCCGGAGCTGGTAGCCGAACGCCTGCGCGCCAAGCAGCTTTGCCACCGCTACAACCAAGAGCCCGTGGACCTCAACCGGCAGGTGCTGGCCGAGCTGCTCGGCCAGGAAACCGACGCCCACATCGAGGCGCCCTTCCGCTGCGACTATGGCTACAATATCCAGCTGGGCCGGAATTTCTACGCCAACTACAACTTCACGGTGCTAGACTGCGCCCCGGTCGTCATCGGCGACAACGTGTTTGTGGCGCCCAACGTGGTGCTGAGCACGGCCGGCCACCCAGTGGAGGTAGCGCCACGCATTGCCGGCTGGGAGTTTGCCCGTCCCATCCACATTGGCGACAATGTGTGGCTGAGCGCGGGTGTGCTGGTGCTGCCGGGCGTGACAATTGGCGCGGGCACTACCATTGGGGCCGGCAGCGTGGTCACGCGCGATATTCCGGCTGGTGTGGTGGCCGTGGGCAACCCCTGCCGGGTAATTCGGACGCTGTGA
- the yiaA gene encoding inner membrane protein YiaA yields the protein MNTAKPSNAFIAASWFALLAGMAAFIVGLWNAQMALNEKGYYFTVLMYGLFSGISLQKSVRDQLEGIPVTGIYYGLSWFSTILAIGLLTVGLWNATLLLSEKGFYGMAFLLSLFGAIAVQKNTRDAKTTAAPEPESTFHN from the coding sequence ATGAACACCGCCAAACCCTCCAACGCCTTTATTGCCGCTTCCTGGTTTGCTTTGCTGGCCGGCATGGCCGCTTTCATCGTCGGCCTCTGGAACGCGCAGATGGCGCTCAACGAGAAAGGCTACTACTTCACGGTGCTGATGTACGGGCTTTTCTCCGGCATTTCGCTCCAGAAATCGGTGCGCGACCAGCTGGAAGGCATTCCCGTAACCGGCATTTACTACGGCCTGAGCTGGTTTTCCACCATTCTGGCTATCGGGTTGCTCACGGTGGGTCTGTGGAACGCCACGCTGCTGCTGAGCGAAAAAGGCTTTTACGGCATGGCGTTTCTGCTGAGTCTGTTCGGCGCTATTGCGGTGCAGAAAAACACCCGCGACGCCAAAACTACCGCCGCGCCGGAGCCGGAATCGACGTTTCATAACTAG
- the rluF gene encoding 23S rRNA pseudouridine(2604) synthase RluF, whose translation MATRLNKYISESGVCSRREADRHIEQGNVLVNGKRAHVGDQVTIKDRVVVNGVAIEPRAEEDAVYIAYNKPPGIVTTTDRSVRDNIIRDIKHSVRIFPIGRLDKESQGLILLTSNGDIVNKILRAGNQHEKEYVVMVDKPINDQFIDAMAHGVPILGVMTQKCKVTKETPYIFRITLIQGMNRQIRRMCEHFGYEVVQLERIRVMNVNVKGLGPGEWRELTDKELKVLFEMIEHSSGTDDGSVPRRRKTVSTADSWADRPSHKTSRPGSGLPKTIIRTPANPLDDSAPRKPKTAPAGAWVEKPAGRKSKPGFPGKGLSTAGRTAGSGRPSGQAGTRPGRPAGPGRPTSAGRSAASGPPKGKPSSRGSRGASRPGKRG comes from the coding sequence ATGGCGACCCGTCTTAATAAATACATCAGTGAAAGCGGCGTGTGCTCCCGGCGCGAGGCCGACCGCCACATCGAGCAGGGCAACGTGCTGGTAAACGGCAAACGCGCCCACGTCGGCGACCAGGTGACCATCAAGGACCGGGTGGTGGTCAACGGCGTGGCCATCGAGCCGCGGGCCGAGGAAGATGCCGTGTACATTGCCTACAACAAGCCGCCGGGCATCGTCACGACCACCGACAGGAGCGTGCGCGACAACATCATCCGCGACATCAAGCACTCGGTGCGCATCTTCCCCATCGGCCGTCTCGATAAGGAGTCGCAGGGCCTGATTCTGCTCACCAGCAACGGCGACATCGTCAACAAGATTCTGCGGGCCGGCAACCAGCACGAAAAGGAATACGTGGTGATGGTCGACAAGCCCATCAACGACCAGTTCATCGACGCCATGGCCCACGGCGTGCCCATTCTGGGCGTGATGACGCAGAAGTGCAAGGTCACGAAGGAGACGCCCTATATCTTCCGCATCACCCTCATCCAAGGCATGAACCGCCAGATCCGGCGCATGTGCGAGCATTTCGGCTACGAAGTGGTACAGCTGGAGCGCATCCGGGTGATGAACGTGAATGTGAAAGGCCTCGGCCCCGGCGAGTGGCGCGAGCTGACCGACAAGGAGCTGAAGGTGCTGTTTGAGATGATCGAGCACTCCAGCGGTACCGACGACGGCTCGGTGCCGCGCCGCCGCAAAACCGTTTCCACCGCCGACAGCTGGGCCGACCGGCCTTCGCACAAGACGTCGCGCCCGGGCTCCGGCCTGCCAAAAACCATCATTCGCACCCCCGCCAACCCCCTCGACGACTCGGCGCCGCGCAAGCCTAAAACCGCCCCGGCCGGTGCCTGGGTAGAGAAACCAGCCGGCCGCAAGTCCAAGCCGGGCTTTCCGGGCAAAGGCCTGTCTACCGCCGGCCGAACCGCTGGCTCGGGCCGGCCTTCGGGCCAGGCGGGCACCAGGCCCGGCCGCCCGGCTGGCCCTGGCCGTCCGACCAGTGCTGGCCGCAGCGCCGCCAGTGGCCCGCCGAAAGGCAAACCATCAAGCCGCGGCTCCCGCGGGGCCAGCCGCCCCGGTAAGCGCGGATAA
- a CDS encoding proline iminopeptidase-family hydrolase, with the protein MFKKLLSSTPLSLLLLGLLAACSAPAPTETGATETPSLSSYFPAPDTTKLQTGGVQMVAINTPKGKFNVWTKRIGNNPRLKLLLLNGGPGATHEYFECMESFLPREGVEIIYYDQLGCGNSDNPRDTSMWSLPRYVEEVEQVRQALKLDSSNFVLLGHSWGGILAAEYALKYQQHLKGLVISNMMMSIPDYGKYAEEVLAPQFKPEVLKEIRAIEARKDFQNPRYMELLLPNFYAEHILRRPPAEWPEPVNRSFAKMNQSLYVTMQGPSEFGVSGKLLNWNRVPDLPKLRVPVLSIGGKYDTMDPEHMRMVAQKVQHGTALICPNGSHMSFYDDQPTYMRGLIRWMKAVDRGEKKVKL; encoded by the coding sequence GTGTTCAAAAAGCTACTTTCATCGACCCCGCTCAGCCTGCTTCTGCTGGGCCTGTTAGCCGCCTGCTCCGCCCCCGCTCCCACCGAAACCGGCGCTACGGAAACGCCCAGCCTCAGCAGCTACTTCCCCGCCCCCGACACCACGAAGCTGCAGACTGGCGGCGTGCAGATGGTGGCCATCAACACGCCCAAGGGCAAGTTCAACGTCTGGACCAAGCGTATCGGCAACAACCCGCGCCTGAAGCTGCTGCTGCTCAACGGCGGCCCGGGCGCCACGCATGAGTACTTCGAGTGCATGGAGAGCTTCCTGCCCCGCGAAGGCGTGGAAATCATCTACTACGACCAGCTCGGCTGCGGCAACTCCGACAACCCGCGGGATACCAGCATGTGGAGCCTGCCGCGCTACGTGGAGGAAGTGGAGCAGGTGCGCCAGGCCCTGAAGCTCGACAGCAGCAACTTCGTGTTGCTCGGCCACAGCTGGGGTGGCATCCTGGCCGCCGAGTACGCCCTCAAGTACCAGCAGCACCTAAAGGGCCTCGTCATCTCGAATATGATGATGAGCATTCCCGACTACGGCAAGTATGCTGAGGAGGTATTGGCCCCGCAGTTCAAGCCCGAGGTGCTGAAGGAAATCCGGGCCATTGAGGCGCGCAAGGACTTCCAGAACCCGCGCTACATGGAGCTGCTGCTGCCCAACTTCTACGCCGAGCACATTCTGCGCCGCCCGCCGGCCGAGTGGCCCGAGCCCGTGAACCGCTCCTTCGCCAAAATGAACCAGTCGCTGTACGTGACGATGCAGGGGCCCAGCGAGTTTGGCGTGTCGGGCAAGCTGCTCAACTGGAACCGCGTGCCCGACCTGCCCAAGCTGCGCGTGCCGGTGCTCAGCATCGGCGGCAAGTACGACACCATGGACCCCGAGCACATGCGCATGGTGGCCCAGAAGGTGCAGCATGGCACCGCCCTCATCTGCCCCAACGGCTCGCACATGAGCTTCTACGACGACCAGCCCACCTACATGCGCGGCCTGATCCGGTGGATGAAAGCCGTGGACCGGGGCGAGAAAAAGGTGAAGCTGTAG
- a CDS encoding YebC/PmpR family DNA-binding transcriptional regulator translates to MGRAFEFRKGRKMKRWDRMSKDFTRIGREIVMAVKESGANPDTNSRLRTAMQNAKGVNMPKDRVEAAIKRASSREEKDYQEVVYEGYAPHGVAVVIETATDNPTRTVANVRMYFNRGNGALGTAGSSDYTFTRKGVFKLAAEGLELDELELELIDAGAEDVYADQDEDEHGNEKHYIVVETAFTDFGQMQKALEEKQLNVVSAQLQRVPNTTVHLEGDELEEVMNLIEKFEDDDDVQAVYHTLG, encoded by the coding sequence ATGGGACGCGCGTTTGAATTCCGCAAAGGCCGCAAAATGAAGCGCTGGGACCGGATGTCCAAAGATTTCACCCGCATCGGCCGCGAAATTGTGATGGCCGTGAAGGAGTCGGGCGCCAACCCCGATACCAACTCGCGCCTGCGCACGGCCATGCAGAACGCCAAGGGCGTGAACATGCCCAAAGACCGGGTGGAAGCCGCCATCAAGCGGGCTAGCTCCCGCGAGGAGAAAGACTACCAGGAAGTGGTGTACGAAGGCTACGCGCCCCACGGCGTGGCCGTGGTGATTGAAACTGCCACCGACAACCCCACCCGCACCGTGGCCAACGTACGCATGTACTTCAACCGCGGCAACGGCGCCCTGGGCACCGCCGGCTCCTCCGACTACACCTTCACCCGCAAGGGCGTGTTCAAGCTGGCCGCCGAAGGTCTGGAGCTGGACGAGCTGGAGCTGGAGCTGATTGACGCCGGCGCCGAAGACGTGTACGCCGACCAAGACGAAGACGAGCACGGCAATGAGAAGCACTACATCGTAGTAGAAACCGCCTTCACCGACTTCGGCCAGATGCAGAAGGCACTGGAAGAAAAGCAGCTGAACGTGGTATCGGCGCAGCTGCAGCGCGTACCCAACACCACCGTGCACCTCGAAGGCGACGAGCTGGAAGAAGTGATGAACCTCATCGAAAAGTTCGAGGACGACGACGATGTGCAGGCCGTGTACCACACGCTCGGCTAA
- a CDS encoding STAS/SEC14 domain-containing protein: MIYHSPKHHYLLAEWRGQHDSESVRLGCQRLLQEVYNTGSTHLLNDSSEAFGEWKEIAIWIGSVFVPQLQHAGMEAIAWVNAMDWPARSCVASSLQYTSQPFVASFDFDQMEEAQHWLLEAGC, encoded by the coding sequence ATGATTTACCACAGTCCCAAACACCATTACTTGCTGGCAGAATGGCGAGGACAGCACGATTCTGAGTCGGTGCGGCTGGGTTGCCAGCGGCTGCTGCAGGAAGTGTACAACACTGGCAGCACCCACCTGCTCAACGACAGCAGTGAAGCGTTTGGTGAATGGAAGGAAATAGCCATCTGGATCGGCTCTGTCTTTGTTCCTCAGCTGCAGCATGCCGGCATGGAAGCTATTGCCTGGGTGAATGCCATGGACTGGCCGGCCCGCAGCTGCGTAGCCTCGTCGCTCCAATATACGTCCCAGCCCTTCGTGGCCAGCTTCGACTTCGACCAGATGGAGGAAGCGCAGCATTGGCTCTTGGAGGCTGGCTGCTAA